A window of the Hordeum vulgare subsp. vulgare chromosome 5H, MorexV3_pseudomolecules_assembly, whole genome shotgun sequence genome harbors these coding sequences:
- the LOC123397485 gene encoding formin-like protein 14: MILAGAQRARAMASPDTLSFYCHSCGARLELPAPSSPFHFTLCPRCRRDYLDDSPAAPHHSTFLSLPPPPPPPPLCDVPWPPAPFTSSPTPPPIPRVSSSQSSFTTARPRALVSPCTGPSSSSSTRPRATSSGSATSPPVPPLSSCCPERSAACREFRLLCSHEEQRRSSRAVSPLSSPYSTACSSPLLGSPPPPPPPPFHHGELLSETEPSSTAEEETMSPPQDLLPPPPPPWLPLASADTWDEYFLNPSDSDDDTPPRPPPPPNVSTYHAMFDMPLQAQRGGPQAAAAASTNDTVFEFDASFQRGGSQAAPPESIAALPTVAVTDAGLDCVVCTDPLPPTAPARRLPCGHLYHSHCIVRWLSEHSNSCPVCRRSIPTNTSATSDVASSSSSQSPGGRRRRSLPVPGGRRIRRICSRLLRNMEIGRDRQANSGRDRQTNSSGGDVHA, translated from the coding sequence ATGATCTTGGCCGGAGCTCAGCGAGCCCGCGCCATGGCCTCGCCCGACACCCTGAGCTTCTACTGCCACAGCTGCGGCGCCAGGTTGGAGCTCCCCGCCCCGTCCTCCCCGTTCCACTTCACCCTCTGCCCCCGCTGCCGCCGGGACTACCTCGACGACTCCCCCGCCGCGCCCCACCACTCGACGTTCTtgtcgctgccgccgccgccgcctccaccgcCCCTGTGCGACGTGCCCTGGCCGCCTGCCCCGTTCACCTCCTCTCCCACGCCACCGCCGATCCCGCGCGTCTCGTCGTCGCAGTCTTCTTTCACGACGGCGCGGCCGCGGGCTCTGGTGTCCCCGTGCACAGGACCCTCGTCGTCTTCCTCCACAAGGCCGCGTGCGACGTCGAGCGGCAGTGCCACCTCGCCGCCTGTTCCTCCCTTGTCGTCCTGCTGCCCCGAGCGCTCAGCGGCATGTCGCGAATTCCGGCTGCTTTGCTCCCACGAGGAGCAGCGCCGGTCCTCCCGGGCCGTCTCTCCCCTGTCGTCCCCATACTCCACCGCCTGCTCCTCCCCTCTGCTGGggtcgccaccgccgccgccgccgcccccgttccACCACGGCGAGCTACTATCCGAGACCgagccctcctccaccgccgaggAGGAGACCATGTCACCGCCTCAGGATCTgctccctcctccgccaccgccttgGCTGCCGCTGGCGTCCGCTGACACATGGGACGAGTACTTCCTCAACCCCTCCGACTCCGATGACGACaccccgccacggcctcctccgccgccgaACGTTTCCACCTACCACGCCATGTTCGACATGCCGCTCCAAGCCCAACGCGGCGGGccacaggcggcggcggcggcgtccacCAACGACACCGTGTTCGAGTTCGACGCGTCGTTCCAACGCGGCGGGTCACAAGCGGCGCCGCCGGAGTCCATCGCCGCGCTGCCCACCGTCGCCGTCACGGACGCCGGGCTGGACTGCGTGGTATGCACCGACCCCCTCCCGCCCACGGCGCCCGCGCGCCGGCTCCCCTGCGGCCACCTGTACCACTCCCACTGCATCGTCAGGTGGCTGTCGGAGCACAGCAACTCCTGCCCAGTCTGCCGCCGCAGCATCCCGACGAACACCTCCGCCACAAGCGATGttgcatcgtcgtcgtcgtcgcagtCCCCCGGCGGGAGGCGAAGGCGGTCTCTGCCGGTGCCAGGGGGGCGCCGGATCAGAAGGATCTGCAGCCGGCTGCTAAGAAACATGGAGATCGGCCGCGATCGTCAGGCCAACAGCGGCCGCGATCGCCAGACAAACAGCAGCGGCGGCGATGTGCATGCGTGA
- the LOC123395388 gene encoding uncharacterized protein LOC123395388 gives MASELGLPPPAKRPPATPTTIASISDDLLFEIFLLLPSLPSLVRAALACRTFLHAVRASPAFRRRFRALHPPQLLGFFGEPRRAAVPPFAPLRSRSDPDLAAAVRGSDFFLTRLPEDSGDSTLGWELQSLHGGYVVLADDTTNQIAAYNPVTQALHLLPQPPEEILLSNSPDFHIVFSEEDQRVFRMVCVQHQDTLGRVPACVAVFSTATTEWQVLPWVETPPPPPQPSPPPPPQPEDDEDDFIMFYPGTQLNGFVYWKHTSQPYVLVLNTATVQFSRVDLLPFLGELESSRFRLGKTKDGMLCMVGIDTSDANDGTLHVWFWRADDDGVETWVLEDTFPLSTFIDSTKSSTEDDPTVQIEAVIDGFVYLSTKYDENTDDEHTESLLSLCLETAKLNKLIDDTYVSPAHPYIMEWPPSFVCNKEDAQTMVTGGSVVDAAPVGTKETSSDHASASQSYKSD, from the exons ATGGCCTCCGAGCTAGGGTTACCGCCGCCGGCGAAACGCCCACCGGCGACACCCACCACCATTGCCTCTATCAGCGACGACCTCCTCTTCgagatcttcctcctcctgccctcCCTACCGAGCCTCGTCCGGGCCGCCCTCGCCTGCCGCACCTTCCTCCACGCCGTCCGCGCGTCCCCCGCCTTCCGCCGCCGCTTCCGGGCGCTCCACCCGCCGCAGCTCCTTGGCTTCTTCGGGGAACCCCGCCGCGCCGCCGTACCTCCCTTCGCCCCCCTCCGCAGCCGCTCCGACCCGGACCTCGcagccgccgtccgcggctccgatTTCTTCCTCACCCGTCTCCCGGAAGACAGCGGCGACTCCACCCTCGGGTGGGAGTTACAGAGCCTCCACGGCGGCTACGTCGTCCTCGCCGACGATACCACCAACCAGATCGCTGCCTACAACCCTGTCACGCAGGCATTGCATCTTTTACCCCAACCGCCCGAGGAGATCCTACTCTCCAATTCTCctgacttccacattgtcttctcCGAAGAGGACCAGCGAGTGTTCCGTATGGTCTGTGTCCAGCACCAGGACACGCTAGGGCGGGTGCCAGCTTGCGTAGCTGTCTTCTCAACGGCGACTACGGAGTGGCAGGTTTTGCCATGGGTGGAGACCCCGCCTCCACCGCCAcagccatcaccaccaccaccgccacaacCTGAGGATGACGAAGACGATTTTATCATGTTTTACCCTGGCACGCAGCTGAATGGATTCGTTTATTGGAAACACACGAGTCAACCCTATGTACTCGTTCTCAACACTGCGACAGTGCAATTCTCAAGAGTGGATTTGCTGCCATTCTTGGGTGAGCTTGAGTCTTCGCGATTTAGGCTTGGAAAGACCAAGGATGGGATGCTATGTATGGTTGGCATAGATACCTCCGATGCCAACGATGGAACTCTTCATGTTTGGTTTTGGAGAGCCGACGATGACGGTGTTGAGACATGGGTTCTGGAAGATACTTTTCCACTCAGTACATTTATTGATTCCACCAAGTCTTCAACAGAGGATGATCCCACAGTGCAGATTGAGGCGGTTATCGACGGATTTGTTTATTTGTCAACCAAGTACGATGAGAATACTGACGATGAGCATACTGAGTCTCTGCTATCCCTCTGTTTGGAAACAGCCAAGCTAAACAAGCTCATTGATGATACATATGTAAGCCCCGCGCATCCCTACATCATGGAGTGGCCtccttcttttgtgtgcaacaag GAGGATGCACAAACCATGGTTACTGGAGGAAGTGTTGTGGATGCTGCTCCCGTGGGCACGAAAGAAACTTCCTCTGATCATGCCTCAGCGTCGCAATCCTACAAATCTGATTAA